A genomic stretch from Xanthocytophaga agilis includes:
- a CDS encoding leucine-rich repeat domain-containing protein, which translates to MAEDQIEKENVMRLLLSGQMESIQLGLEIAQASHIDIEEFKQGVEIAFGFFSKSAHYPFNKKLYGVYFKKELDLSKRDLTGVPSQIKYFRHLEKLNLANNKLRVLPTDISQFKGLTHLELSYNQLTSLPAEIGELSQLMELKVSHNQLVKLPLEIGKLHGLESLFLDHNDLESLPDEILNLSRLSTLLISDNKLQSLSAQLKSLSKLLFLVLVNNSFSVEEKERIREELPKCQVLFELRRTKDIK; encoded by the coding sequence ATGGCGGAAGATCAGATTGAAAAAGAAAATGTAATGCGGCTATTACTTTCCGGGCAGATGGAGAGTATTCAACTTGGTTTAGAGATTGCCCAAGCATCACATATTGACATAGAAGAGTTTAAACAAGGTGTTGAAATAGCGTTTGGCTTTTTCTCAAAAAGTGCTCATTACCCATTTAATAAGAAGCTGTACGGAGTTTATTTTAAGAAGGAACTAGATCTGTCTAAACGGGATTTAACGGGGGTGCCTTCTCAAATCAAATATTTCAGACATTTAGAAAAATTGAATCTGGCTAATAATAAGCTTAGAGTGCTTCCTACTGATATCAGCCAGTTCAAAGGCTTGACGCATTTGGAACTTTCGTATAACCAGCTAACGTCATTGCCTGCCGAAATTGGAGAACTTTCTCAGTTAATGGAATTAAAAGTAAGCCATAATCAATTAGTGAAGCTGCCTTTGGAAATAGGAAAGCTTCATGGTCTTGAATCTTTATTTCTTGATCATAATGATCTTGAGTCTTTACCAGATGAAATTCTGAATCTAAGCCGATTATCTACTTTGCTCATTTCTGATAACAAACTGCAATCTTTGTCTGCTCAATTGAAAAGTCTTTCTAAGCTACTCTTCCTGGTTTTGGTCAATAATTCGTTTTCCGTAGAAGAAAAAGAACGAATCAGGGAGGAACTACCCAAGTGTCAGGTGCTATTCGAATTACGTAGAACAAAGGATATAAAGTGA
- a CDS encoding leucine-rich repeat domain-containing protein yields the protein MSEKEIEKEKVMRWLLSEQEDTIALGLTIAETLKLDLEEFKQDISIAYRLLSSKVGISFEKQLWEISNARGLTLRDESILPWQIVYFVNLKSLDLTRNHFTAIPTQIGNLTQLTWLDLSANQLNTLPTEIRNLKNLKELRLSFNQFTIIPDEIWSLTTLTNLDLGNNPLKIIPAKIGNLTDLILLDIRSIQLVALPVEIGKLIRLKELRVDENQLTSLPQEISALINLKELELSNNRLISLPDEIGCLVDLERLDLTTNLLQSLPVEIEKLKKMNGLYLEENPLSIFPISISKLPVLDYIELGNCQLRTLPAEIGTLTRLTTLHLNNNQLERLPEEIKNLTQLDSLNLTGNPISEAEQQKIRAWLPNCRIWF from the coding sequence ATGTCAGAAAAGGAAATCGAAAAAGAGAAGGTAATGAGATGGTTGCTTTCCGAGCAGGAGGATACTATTGCGTTAGGATTAACCATTGCGGAAACTTTGAAACTTGATCTGGAAGAGTTTAAACAGGATATTAGTATTGCCTATCGTCTACTTTCAAGTAAGGTGGGTATTTCTTTTGAGAAACAATTATGGGAAATCAGTAATGCAAGAGGTCTAACATTACGTGATGAATCTATATTGCCCTGGCAAATTGTCTATTTTGTCAATCTGAAATCACTGGATTTAACCCGTAATCACTTCACTGCTATACCAACCCAGATAGGAAACCTAACCCAATTGACATGGCTGGATTTATCAGCCAATCAACTCAATACATTACCCACTGAAATAAGGAATCTCAAAAATCTCAAGGAACTTCGTTTGTCTTTTAATCAATTCACTATCATTCCAGATGAGATATGGAGCCTTACTACCCTCACAAATCTTGATTTAGGTAATAACCCGTTAAAGATTATTCCCGCCAAAATTGGCAATCTTACAGATCTAATATTGTTGGATATACGTTCGATTCAGTTAGTGGCGTTACCAGTCGAAATAGGAAAGTTAATCAGATTGAAAGAGCTTAGAGTAGATGAAAATCAGCTGACAAGCCTGCCTCAGGAAATTAGTGCACTTATCAATCTCAAAGAACTGGAATTGTCTAATAATAGACTGATATCCCTACCAGATGAAATTGGGTGCTTAGTTGATTTGGAAAGGTTGGATCTTACTACTAACCTTTTGCAATCTCTTCCTGTAGAAATAGAAAAACTTAAAAAAATGAATGGGTTATATTTAGAGGAAAATCCTCTATCTATATTTCCTATTAGCATTAGCAAGTTGCCAGTCTTAGATTATATTGAATTGGGTAATTGTCAACTGCGAACACTTCCTGCTGAAATTGGGACATTAACTAGGTTAACGACTCTTCATCTGAATAATAACCAATTAGAGAGACTACCTGAAGAAATAAAAAATCTAACCCAACTAGATTCTCTTAATCTGACTGGTAATCCCATTTCAGAGGCCGAGCAACAAAAGATTCGGGCCTGGCTACCTAATTGTCGAATCTGGTTTTAA
- a CDS encoding DUF7619 domain-containing protein, protein MKKSLYILQLFILLICSVPLLGQNYTFKKSIGQVILFDPYDVAIDTQGYLYVISSQFIAKLDTNNQLQSIIYGEKYSFLNSLLLDKAGNIWVSDRGLNEIRKYDPTGKLVLRFGSWGGGDGQFIYPHGFAFDSQGNIWVVDQVNDRIQKFDSNGKFLLKFGSQGSANGQFNSPEKITVDAQDNLWITDASNNRIQKFDSNGKFLLKSGSYGSANGQLIYPVSIKVDDDNNIWVTDTFNDRVQKFDSNGKFLDKFGSQGSEDGQLTSLQGMAIDKNRHIWITTATHRIQKFDFYGNYLGKYATQGSSNGQYYGPYGITTDLQGNTYVADPVNSRVQKFDSEGNFISKFGSNGSNDGQFSTARDIITDQFGNVWIVDQDNHRIQKFDSNGRFSAKFGTYGLEDGQFKYPSYIDIDSQGNLWISDTDNNRIQKFDSNGKFLLKFGSQGSANGQLSAPKGIKVDRQGNVWVIDANARVQKFDPSGKFLLRVGSYGNQPGQFGSPTDIAVDTKGNIWISDDSNDNIQQFTPDGKYIASINMYDTGPGYITFDRYDNLYCTSYYFGALVFGSDQLQTFIKGRVYSDENQNCSFDSSDKPLSQIVMVAQPGNYYGITDSTGNYQIQVDTGIFTVSQVLHSKSTYGQLLEPICPATNTSEKLTLKNAGEVVSNINFANKVILTPLLTTNIASDRRRRCMKNNTAVSFSNKGHVDATNVKVYIKLPQYVFIESVDKPYIIDKDSNYVFTIGLLKAGESGTIHIIDTVACERNIVGLTQCTKVWITPANSYTLPDNSLWDKSDIVLKGKCIENGRVQMVIKNAGLEAMADSSEFRILLNAQLAFRKNYKLIAGDSLVLKIPANGKTIRLEADQRPDHPHKSQTNLTIEGCMASSMDMVSKGFVDVLPQDDAEPEVAIECLPIIDSYDPNDKLVSPAGTSNNHYTPTTSELKYVVRFQNTGTDYAYKVVVVDTLSENLDISTLQMGSVSHAYTLKVSGKGHPVLTWTFNDINLPDSTRDQTGSNGFIQFSIKPKTGLSEKARIENFADIFFDYNDPVRTNTTANVLYDIPPVITEENKLNEKGLLFLIPTISSFTPEQAQVGEQLTITGTNYQPVITDNTVKINGITATVVSANETQLVVTVPQGVTAGKVSVTTPGGTATSETVFVMKPTASEQPQWSRPIVISPNPTEGRFTIDFSKTGVQIQAIEIYNHLGQQISPQTVSKATARKEVDLSDTGTGIYLIVFKTDKGNATRKLIVK, encoded by the coding sequence ATGAAAAAATCATTATACATTCTACAACTTTTTATTTTGCTAATCTGCTCAGTACCTTTATTGGGACAAAATTATACATTTAAAAAGAGTATCGGGCAAGTCATACTATTTGACCCTTATGATGTTGCCATCGATACACAAGGATATCTTTATGTAATTAGCAGTCAGTTCATTGCAAAGTTGGATACCAATAATCAGTTACAATCTATTATTTATGGTGAGAAATATAGTTTCCTTAATTCTTTACTATTAGATAAGGCTGGTAACATTTGGGTGTCAGACAGAGGTCTTAATGAAATTCGCAAGTATGATCCTACAGGTAAGCTGGTTTTACGATTTGGTTCATGGGGAGGAGGTGATGGACAATTTATATACCCTCATGGTTTTGCATTTGATTCTCAAGGTAATATTTGGGTAGTAGACCAAGTAAATGACCGTATTCAGAAATTTGATTCTAATGGAAAGTTTCTGTTAAAGTTTGGATCACAAGGATCAGCCAATGGACAGTTTAATTCACCAGAAAAAATCACAGTAGATGCTCAGGATAATCTTTGGATCACAGATGCCAGTAATAACCGTATTCAAAAATTTGACTCCAATGGAAAGTTTCTATTAAAGTCTGGCTCCTATGGATCAGCCAATGGACAACTTATATATCCAGTTTCTATAAAAGTAGATGATGATAATAATATTTGGGTAACAGATACATTCAATGATCGTGTCCAAAAGTTTGATTCCAATGGGAAGTTTCTGGACAAATTTGGATCACAAGGATCAGAAGATGGACAACTTACATCTTTGCAGGGCATGGCTATAGATAAAAATCGACATATATGGATAACAACTGCGACTCATCGTATTCAGAAATTCGACTTCTATGGTAATTATTTAGGAAAATATGCAACACAGGGATCATCTAATGGCCAGTATTATGGACCTTATGGAATAACAACAGATCTTCAGGGCAATACATATGTGGCAGATCCTGTAAATAGTCGCGTTCAGAAATTCGACTCTGAAGGGAACTTTATATCTAAGTTCGGAAGTAATGGTTCCAATGATGGACAATTTTCCACAGCAAGAGATATCATAACAGACCAATTTGGGAATGTATGGATTGTGGATCAGGATAATCACAGAATTCAGAAGTTTGATTCTAATGGCAGATTTTCAGCAAAATTTGGAACATATGGTTTGGAAGATGGACAATTTAAATATCCATCATACATAGATATAGATTCTCAAGGTAACCTCTGGATTTCAGACACAGATAATAACCGTATTCAGAAATTTGATTCTAATGGAAAGTTTCTGTTAAAGTTTGGATCACAAGGATCAGCCAATGGACAACTTAGTGCACCCAAAGGTATCAAGGTAGATCGTCAGGGTAATGTATGGGTGATTGATGCCAATGCTCGTGTCCAGAAATTTGACCCTAGTGGAAAATTCTTGCTTCGGGTGGGCTCTTATGGCAATCAGCCTGGGCAATTTGGTTCTCCTACAGATATTGCGGTTGATACGAAAGGAAATATCTGGATATCAGACGACAGCAATGACAATATTCAACAATTTACTCCTGACGGAAAGTATATAGCCAGCATTAATATGTATGACACGGGTCCTGGTTATATTACATTTGACAGATATGATAATTTATATTGTACAAGTTATTATTTTGGTGCATTAGTCTTTGGTTCAGATCAGTTACAGACGTTTATCAAAGGCCGCGTCTATTCAGATGAAAACCAAAACTGTAGCTTTGATTCCTCCGATAAACCGCTTTCACAGATTGTAATGGTAGCGCAACCTGGTAATTATTACGGAATTACCGATTCCACAGGTAACTATCAGATTCAGGTAGATACAGGAATATTTACAGTAAGTCAGGTTCTACACAGTAAATCTACTTATGGTCAGTTATTAGAGCCTATATGTCCTGCTACTAATACATCAGAAAAACTGACACTTAAAAATGCAGGGGAGGTGGTTTCTAACATTAACTTTGCCAATAAAGTAATATTGACGCCCTTGTTGACAACCAACATTGCTTCGGATCGTCGTCGTAGGTGTATGAAAAACAATACTGCAGTCAGTTTTTCTAACAAAGGACATGTAGATGCCACCAATGTAAAAGTATATATAAAGCTACCTCAGTATGTTTTTATCGAGTCTGTAGATAAACCATACATTATCGACAAGGATTCCAATTACGTATTTACCATCGGTCTACTCAAGGCTGGAGAATCTGGCACTATTCATATCATTGATACGGTTGCCTGTGAACGAAATATAGTCGGGTTAACCCAATGTACCAAAGTATGGATCACTCCTGCCAATAGTTATACTTTGCCTGATAACTCACTCTGGGACAAGTCGGATATTGTTCTTAAAGGTAAGTGTATCGAAAATGGACGAGTGCAAATGGTGATTAAAAATGCAGGTCTGGAAGCAATGGCTGATAGTAGCGAATTCAGGATATTGTTGAATGCTCAGTTAGCTTTTCGGAAGAACTATAAGTTAATAGCAGGCGATAGTTTGGTATTGAAAATTCCTGCTAATGGCAAAACCATCCGTCTGGAAGCAGATCAGCGGCCAGATCATCCCCACAAATCACAAACTAACCTGACTATTGAAGGGTGTATGGCTTCTAGTATGGATATGGTGAGCAAAGGATTTGTAGATGTACTGCCACAAGATGATGCAGAACCCGAAGTAGCTATTGAATGCTTACCAATTATTGATTCTTATGACCCGAATGATAAACTGGTAAGTCCTGCAGGAACATCCAATAACCATTATACACCAACAACATCCGAATTAAAATATGTAGTCCGCTTCCAGAATACAGGTACTGATTATGCTTACAAAGTTGTGGTAGTTGACACACTGTCTGAAAATCTGGATATATCAACTCTCCAAATGGGAAGTGTTTCACATGCTTACACACTGAAAGTTAGTGGCAAAGGTCATCCTGTATTGACCTGGACGTTCAATGACATCAATCTGCCGGATAGTACCCGTGATCAGACAGGTAGTAATGGATTTATTCAGTTCTCGATCAAGCCAAAAACTGGCTTGTCAGAAAAAGCCCGTATCGAAAACTTTGCAGATATCTTCTTTGATTACAATGATCCGGTACGTACCAATACAACTGCTAATGTGCTCTATGATATACCTCCTGTGATAACTGAAGAGAACAAATTGAATGAAAAAGGCTTGCTCTTTTTGATCCCAACTATCAGCAGCTTTACCCCCGAACAAGCACAGGTGGGTGAACAACTAACCATTACAGGTACCAACTACCAGCCTGTTATCACAGATAATACTGTAAAGATCAATGGCATAACAGCCACAGTTGTTTCCGCTAATGAAACACAACTGGTAGTAACTGTACCACAAGGCGTAACGGCAGGTAAGGTAAGTGTAACAACACCAGGCGGAACTGCCACCAGTGAGACTGTGTTTGTAATGAAGCCTACCGCTAGTGAACAACCTCAGTGGAGTCGTCCAATTGTAATCTCTCCAAACCCAACAGAAGGAAGGTTTACAATTGACTTCTCTAAAACTGGTGTTCAGATTCAGGCCATTGAAATATATAATCACCTGGGGCAACAAATTAGTCCACAAACGGTATCGAAGGCTACTGCCAGAAAAGAAGTAGACCTTTCAGATACAGGAACAGGGATTTACCTGATTGTCTTCAAAACAGACAAAGGCAATGCGACCCGAAAGCTGATTGTAAAATAA
- a CDS encoding SGNH/GDSL hydrolase family protein, with product MPLTNLFNRRNFLKKATAGTALSLSIPQIVSAAFAAEKVGKITLQKDDIILFQGDSITDAGRKREASEANNTGALGSGYAFMAASDLLLQHADKTLKIYNKGISGNKVYQLAERWDADCLDLKPNVLSILIGVNDFWHTLTHNYTGTVQTYQTDLKALLDRTKQKYPTIKLVIGEPFAVTGIKAVDEKWYPAFNDYRKASREIADSYGAVYIPYQTVFDKAQKAAPGVYWTYDGVHPSIAGARLMAQAWLEAIKG from the coding sequence ATGCCCCTTACCAATCTATTTAACCGCAGAAATTTTCTGAAAAAAGCCACTGCCGGAACAGCACTTTCCCTATCCATTCCTCAAATTGTATCTGCTGCCTTTGCTGCTGAAAAAGTTGGCAAAATCACCTTACAAAAGGATGATATCATTCTTTTTCAAGGTGATTCTATTACCGATGCCGGCAGAAAGCGTGAAGCATCAGAGGCAAACAATACAGGTGCTTTAGGATCTGGATATGCCTTTATGGCCGCTTCTGATTTACTTTTGCAACATGCAGACAAAACCCTGAAAATCTATAACAAAGGCATTAGTGGAAACAAGGTGTATCAGCTTGCCGAACGTTGGGATGCCGATTGTCTGGATCTGAAACCGAATGTACTCAGTATATTGATTGGCGTAAACGACTTCTGGCATACGCTAACCCATAACTACACAGGCACGGTCCAAACCTACCAGACCGATCTGAAAGCACTGCTGGATCGCACCAAACAAAAGTATCCGACTATTAAACTCGTCATCGGAGAGCCTTTTGCTGTAACGGGCATTAAGGCAGTAGATGAGAAGTGGTATCCTGCCTTTAACGACTACCGCAAGGCTTCTCGTGAGATAGCAGATAGCTATGGTGCCGTATATATTCCTTACCAGACGGTATTTGATAAAGCCCAAAAAGCTGCTCCCGGCGTCTACTGGACCTACGATGGTGTACACCCCAGCATTGCAGGTGCCCGACTGATGGCCCAAGCCTGGCTGGAAGCTATAAAAGGATGA
- a CDS encoding DUF7133 domain-containing protein: MKAKQWPITLLITLPFLLTTCNRHVTPAMQVKEEEGFETPYTVNSDPSPLPLTPEQTLASFRLPKGYHMELVASEPMITEPVAIAWDGNERMYVAQMETYMQTVDTTGEHEPHSRIMLLEDTNNDGRMDKSSVFIDKLMLPRMILCVGSELLVNETDTYDIYAYKDTNGDGVADQKRCVYHINKRAPGNLEHQRSGLDWNMDNWIYVTVDPVRFRYKNGMLEADTLASGSNGQWGLTHDNFGRLFFSRAGGENAGSGFQINPAYGQLEFRDAYIDSTFGAVWPIIKTPDIQGGLKRIRPDTTLNHFTAGNGQSIFRGDRLPKTLVGDYLINEPVARIIRRAKVLNKAGKVTLENAYDKQEFIASTDMNFRPVNTYTGPDGCLYIVDMYRGIIQEGTWTAKGSYLRPQIQRLGLDKNIQRGRIYRLVYDRLSRGPKPKMLSEPGSKLVAYLDHPNGWWRDNAQKELVVRQDKAVIPVLKQIIKGEAAFGHKPSALGRLHALWTLEGLEALDKSIVLTAMKDEDEQVRRAAVWVSEPWLIANDVDMLTQLKAMKDDASYDVRVQLLLSLHKSQSPKAKELVNEVLEANTGNEMLKNTQLAIERNDDVKKYGIKLGSLNEANRKMILNGAMIFQSLCSTCHGPEGQGLPSQVAPPLAGFSQRLMTNKDAMIKILLHGLTGPIEDKTYPDIMPPMGANEDEWIASVLSYVRYDLGRPNRGGVSTEELSRILVKPEEVKNMRQHTAGRDKAWTWTELAPAPKAPN, encoded by the coding sequence ATGAAAGCAAAACAATGGCCTATTACACTTCTTATTACACTTCCCTTTCTGCTCACTACCTGTAACCGACATGTGACTCCCGCCATGCAGGTTAAGGAGGAAGAGGGATTTGAGACACCCTACACTGTAAACTCAGATCCATCGCCATTGCCACTTACCCCGGAACAGACACTGGCATCGTTTCGACTGCCCAAAGGATATCATATGGAACTGGTTGCCAGCGAACCCATGATAACCGAACCGGTAGCTATTGCCTGGGATGGCAATGAACGTATGTATGTGGCTCAGATGGAGACCTATATGCAGACAGTAGACACCACTGGAGAGCACGAACCACACAGCAGAATTATGCTGCTGGAGGATACAAATAACGATGGCCGGATGGACAAAAGCTCTGTGTTTATAGACAAGCTGATGTTGCCCCGTATGATCTTGTGTGTAGGTTCGGAGTTGTTAGTAAACGAAACAGATACCTACGATATATATGCCTACAAAGACACCAACGGAGATGGTGTGGCAGATCAGAAACGATGTGTCTATCATATTAATAAGAGAGCTCCAGGCAATCTGGAGCACCAGCGCAGCGGCCTGGACTGGAACATGGACAACTGGATTTATGTAACGGTAGATCCTGTACGTTTTCGTTATAAAAATGGGATGCTAGAAGCAGATACATTGGCAAGTGGCTCGAACGGGCAATGGGGACTGACACACGATAACTTTGGACGGCTGTTTTTTAGCAGAGCAGGAGGGGAGAATGCTGGTTCCGGATTCCAGATCAATCCTGCATATGGTCAACTGGAGTTCAGGGATGCCTATATCGATTCTACCTTTGGGGCTGTATGGCCTATTATTAAAACACCTGATATCCAGGGCGGACTTAAACGTATTCGCCCCGATACTACCCTGAATCATTTTACCGCCGGAAATGGGCAGTCTATTTTCAGAGGAGATCGGTTGCCTAAAACATTGGTGGGTGATTACCTTATCAATGAACCCGTAGCCCGCATTATCCGGCGTGCAAAGGTCCTCAACAAGGCGGGTAAGGTGACACTGGAAAATGCCTATGACAAACAGGAGTTTATTGCCTCTACAGATATGAACTTTCGTCCTGTCAATACCTACACCGGGCCAGATGGATGTTTGTATATTGTAGACATGTACAGAGGTATTATTCAGGAAGGAACCTGGACCGCTAAAGGCAGCTACCTGCGTCCGCAGATTCAGCGTCTGGGACTGGATAAAAACATTCAGAGAGGACGTATCTACAGGCTGGTATATGATCGCCTTTCAAGAGGTCCCAAACCAAAAATGCTTAGTGAGCCCGGAAGCAAGCTGGTGGCCTATCTGGATCATCCCAATGGCTGGTGGAGAGACAATGCCCAGAAAGAACTGGTGGTGAGACAGGATAAAGCTGTGATCCCTGTATTAAAACAGATCATAAAGGGAGAGGCTGCCTTTGGCCATAAACCATCCGCCCTGGGACGCCTGCATGCTTTGTGGACACTGGAAGGATTAGAGGCGCTAGATAAGAGTATTGTTCTGACAGCCATGAAGGATGAAGATGAGCAGGTAAGACGGGCTGCTGTCTGGGTAAGCGAACCCTGGTTGATAGCGAATGATGTAGATATGTTGACTCAGCTGAAAGCCATGAAAGACGATGCCAGCTATGACGTACGGGTGCAGTTGCTGTTATCACTTCATAAAAGTCAGTCACCAAAAGCTAAAGAGCTGGTAAATGAGGTTCTGGAAGCAAATACCGGCAATGAAATGCTGAAAAATACACAACTGGCCATCGAAAGAAATGACGATGTAAAAAAATATGGTATTAAACTGGGTAGCCTCAATGAAGCAAATCGAAAGATGATTCTGAATGGAGCTATGATTTTTCAATCTCTTTGTTCAACTTGCCACGGACCCGAAGGACAGGGACTACCTAGTCAGGTTGCGCCTCCATTGGCAGGCTTCTCTCAACGATTGATGACCAACAAGGATGCCATGATTAAAATCTTGTTGCACGGATTAACCGGACCTATTGAGGATAAAACCTATCCGGATATAATGCCACCCATGGGGGCTAACGAGGATGAATGGATAGCTTCTGTATTGAGTTATGTGCGGTATGATTTAGGTCGCCCCAACAGAGGGGGCGTTTCAACAGAAGAACTATCCCGGATTCTGGTAAAGCCGGAAGAGGTAAAAAATATGAGACAGCATACTGCAGGAAGAGACAAAGCCTGGACCTGGACAGAACTGGCTCCTGCACCTAAAGCACCCAATTGA